The proteins below come from a single Halostagnicola larsenii XH-48 genomic window:
- a CDS encoding COG1361 S-layer family protein produces the protein MSPIGALAQDSASTGGSSGYVPPDRGHPDLSANLPDNEVGTGTTEELQFEITNDGEITSGSGQGVTDAQSVTVEMDDDGPFESQVDERSIGAVQDGGVAEAVFPVAVPDDLEAGEYEVTLEISYTYAETIGTDGSVDRERDSETVDVTVEVPEEPRFEVADVNTDVEPGASGDAILEVENTGTVAANETRATITGGGGVVVDGEAAREVLGDIEPGETATAVVNVQVNEATSGGAKPLDLEFTYRDENGVQQEAEPETASLAPADEQEFSIQNLESDLSVGYEGDVSGQVRNDGPRTIDDAVLVVEPMSETVFIEDTRYALPEIEPGETADFTYPTDVSGQADAGDRQLRFTVEYTGGDDSPLQDGPHSERVSVEDRQDEFSISGDNVSVEQGGSNEFALEITNERSQTLSNINAMLYTSGELDTDDDEAFVDELAPGESAEITFDISATSAASAKTHPVELDFQYDTESGETIVSDTYQHPVDVRQSEDDGGGITGTLVGVLGALAVAGVGITLWWRRG, from the coding sequence GTGTCACCGATCGGCGCGCTCGCCCAGGACAGCGCCTCGACGGGTGGAAGTAGCGGCTACGTGCCGCCGGATAGAGGACACCCGGATCTATCGGCGAACCTTCCGGACAACGAAGTTGGAACGGGAACGACCGAAGAGCTTCAGTTCGAAATCACGAACGACGGGGAAATCACGTCCGGCTCGGGTCAGGGCGTCACCGACGCCCAGAGCGTCACCGTCGAGATGGACGACGACGGGCCGTTCGAATCGCAGGTGGACGAACGCTCCATCGGAGCCGTCCAGGACGGCGGCGTTGCCGAAGCGGTGTTCCCGGTGGCCGTTCCCGACGATCTCGAGGCCGGCGAGTACGAAGTGACCCTCGAGATCAGCTACACCTACGCCGAGACGATCGGAACGGACGGGAGCGTCGACCGCGAGCGAGACTCCGAAACCGTCGACGTCACCGTCGAGGTCCCGGAAGAACCCCGATTCGAAGTCGCAGACGTCAACACCGACGTCGAACCCGGTGCCAGCGGCGATGCGATCCTCGAGGTCGAGAACACGGGAACGGTGGCCGCGAACGAGACGCGAGCGACCATCACCGGCGGTGGCGGCGTCGTCGTCGACGGCGAGGCCGCGCGGGAGGTCCTCGGCGATATCGAACCCGGCGAGACGGCCACTGCGGTCGTCAACGTGCAGGTCAACGAGGCGACCAGCGGCGGCGCGAAGCCGCTCGACCTCGAGTTTACCTACCGGGACGAAAACGGCGTCCAGCAGGAGGCCGAACCCGAAACCGCGAGTCTCGCGCCCGCCGACGAACAGGAGTTCTCCATTCAGAACCTAGAGAGCGACCTCTCGGTCGGCTACGAGGGCGACGTGAGCGGGCAGGTCCGCAACGACGGGCCCCGAACCATCGACGACGCCGTGTTGGTCGTCGAACCGATGAGCGAAACGGTGTTCATCGAGGACACCCGCTACGCCCTCCCCGAGATCGAACCCGGCGAGACCGCCGACTTCACCTATCCGACCGACGTCAGCGGCCAGGCCGACGCCGGCGACCGCCAGCTCCGGTTCACCGTCGAGTACACCGGCGGCGACGACTCGCCGCTCCAGGACGGCCCACACTCCGAGCGCGTAAGCGTCGAGGACCGTCAGGACGAGTTCTCGATCAGCGGCGACAACGTCTCCGTCGAGCAGGGCGGGAGCAACGAGTTCGCCCTCGAGATCACCAACGAACGTTCACAGACGCTCTCGAACATCAACGCGATGTTGTACACCAGCGGCGAACTCGATACCGACGACGACGAGGCCTTCGTCGACGAACTCGCGCCGGGCGAGTCCGCCGAGATCACCTTCGACATCTCGGCCACGAGCGCCGCGTCCGCGAAGACCCACCCCGTCGAACTGGATTTCCAGTACGACACCGAAAGCGGTGAGACCATCGTATCCGACACCTACCAGCATCCGGTCGACGTCCGACAGAGCGAAGACGACGGTGGCGGGATCACGGGAACGCTCGTCGGCGTCCTGGGCGCGCTCGCCGTCGCCGGCGTCGGAATCACGCTCTGGTGGCGACGAGGGTAA
- a CDS encoding TMEM175 family protein, with the protein MVRVPMLKGERTDRIEALSDGVFAIVLTLLVLQFTVPDVPANRAGTELAGALADQLALLFSYLLSFFVVGIYWIVHHNLFRQIDRHDRLLLYLNLVFLLAVSFLPFPTELLGVYSTRLTWTLYALNVSLVGLVLTTLWWYADRRGFTIDAIDERTGALITLRGLIPPAVFLLSIGVAAVNLSVAFYVPFLILPLQAFWVRRYQSSEPRPEAE; encoded by the coding sequence ATGGTTCGCGTCCCTATGCTCAAGGGCGAGCGAACGGATCGAATCGAGGCGCTTTCCGACGGGGTGTTCGCGATCGTTCTCACGCTGTTGGTGCTTCAGTTCACCGTTCCGGACGTCCCGGCGAATCGCGCTGGGACCGAGCTAGCGGGCGCCCTCGCGGACCAGCTGGCGCTTTTGTTCAGCTACCTGCTCTCGTTTTTCGTCGTCGGCATCTACTGGATCGTCCACCACAACCTGTTTCGACAGATCGATCGACACGATCGGCTGTTACTGTATTTGAATCTCGTCTTCTTGCTCGCCGTCTCCTTTCTGCCGTTTCCGACCGAGCTGCTCGGCGTGTACAGTACCCGTCTCACCTGGACACTGTACGCGCTCAACGTTTCCCTCGTTGGGCTCGTCCTGACGACGCTATGGTGGTACGCCGATCGACGCGGGTTCACTATCGACGCAATCGACGAACGGACGGGCGCTCTGATCACGCTTCGCGGGCTCATCCCACCCGCAGTCTTTCTCCTCTCGATCGGCGTTGCCGCCGTCAATCTCTCGGTGGCGTTTTACGTCCCGTTCCTGATACTCCCGCTTCAGGCGTTCTGGGTTAGACGATATCAGTCCTCAGAACCGAGGCCAGAGGCAGAGTAG
- a CDS encoding GIY-YIG nuclease family protein: MSGTYVLIVTLECSTSLGVGSLGSLAFDAGTYAYVGSAFGPGGFARVDRHAELARGDRETRHWHIDYLLGCSDAILEKPVFFPDERRECELARSIPGDRVRGFGSSDCDCPGHLIDAPSDRAVLEASLDAGGRLEPSSSGSDES; encoded by the coding sequence ATGAGTGGAACCTACGTTCTCATCGTCACCCTCGAGTGCTCGACGAGCCTCGGGGTCGGTTCACTGGGATCGCTCGCGTTCGACGCCGGAACCTACGCGTACGTCGGCAGCGCGTTCGGTCCCGGCGGGTTCGCTCGCGTGGATCGCCACGCCGAACTCGCCCGCGGCGATCGCGAGACGCGCCACTGGCACATCGACTACTTGCTCGGCTGTTCCGATGCGATCCTCGAGAAACCCGTCTTCTTTCCGGACGAACGGCGCGAGTGTGAACTCGCCCGGTCGATCCCCGGCGACCGGGTTCGCGGGTTCGGTTCGTCGGACTGTGATTGTCCCGGGCACTTGATCGACGCGCCGTCGGATCGAGCGGTTCTCGAGGCGTCGCTTGACGCTGGCGGGCGTCTCGAGCCGTCCTCGAGCGGGTCCGACGAGTCATGA
- a CDS encoding ABC transporter ATP-binding protein, giving the protein MPNNPINEEYEHTREQAVDEDGDIVDSALVGDELKLSYPAIEETIVDCERLDIPEGEVTALVGPNGSGKSTLLKALSSHLKPESGVVRLHGDELQSFGQKELARELGLLSQENDPVGSISVEDLVYYGRYPHRGFFEGISEEDRQAVDRAIDLAGVNHLRDTELGQLSGGQKQLAWIAMVLAQDTDILLLDEPTTFLDLHHQFRVLETVRQLNEQKGVTVAIVLHDISQAARFADYLIALHDGVLYDWGPPEDIVTEQLLADVFGVEASVQYDPELQILPKRALSERRR; this is encoded by the coding sequence ATGCCGAACAATCCCATCAACGAGGAGTACGAACACACGCGCGAGCAGGCGGTCGACGAGGACGGCGACATCGTCGACAGCGCGCTCGTCGGGGACGAACTCAAGTTGAGCTATCCGGCCATCGAGGAGACTATCGTCGACTGCGAGCGCCTCGATATCCCCGAGGGCGAAGTCACCGCACTCGTCGGACCCAACGGAAGCGGAAAGAGTACGCTGTTGAAGGCGCTCTCGAGTCACCTCAAGCCCGAAAGCGGGGTCGTCAGACTACACGGGGACGAACTGCAGTCGTTCGGGCAGAAAGAACTCGCGCGCGAACTCGGGCTTCTCTCACAGGAGAACGATCCCGTGGGAAGCATCAGCGTCGAGGACCTCGTCTACTACGGCCGGTATCCGCATCGTGGATTCTTCGAAGGGATCTCCGAGGAGGACCGTCAGGCGGTCGACCGAGCGATCGATCTCGCGGGCGTCAATCACCTTCGGGACACGGAGCTGGGCCAACTCAGCGGCGGCCAGAAACAACTCGCCTGGATCGCGATGGTGCTGGCACAGGACACCGATATCCTGTTGCTCGACGAGCCGACCACGTTTCTGGACCTCCACCACCAGTTCCGCGTCCTCGAGACGGTTCGACAGCTCAACGAGCAGAAAGGCGTGACCGTCGCGATCGTCCTCCACGACATCTCACAGGCCGCGCGGTTTGCGGACTACCTCATCGCGTTACACGACGGCGTCCTTTACGACTGGGGGCCGCCGGAAGATATCGTGACCGAACAGCTACTGGCCGACGTGTTCGGCGTCGAAGCGAGCGTCCAGTACGATCCCGAACTCCAGATCCTACCGAAGCGGGCGCTCTCGGAACGGCGACGGTAG
- a CDS encoding efflux RND transporter permease subunit — protein sequence MTESDRPDDRTSDDLADREADLVTDGGGARDESSAGSRVSGLFGSLAERLGSLRGSSGGSGDDEDDPFTRRINPLISKRPWTVVIVFLLLTGVFMAGAGMGGGEQEAGADQFADDTEESQAYEDIQDEFRESGHEEGGTTAQLFIEDDRNVLSQPNLLRMLEFQDRIETQDDLRVESSTSPASLIAQQLDPEAETAEEQYRAVDRASSGQLERAIADADEAAGLPVSTDFTPESAEADVAQVAITYDTAPMADTDNYADLQYETEAIANEIDGFESGENIVVFGDAIIEEETTQLLTDTSIVVFPAAIILILFFLLVAYRDPIDLGLGLVSLLMAMIWTFGFMGFAGIAFSQSLIVVFPLLLAVGIDFGIHIINRYREERAKGVPIGEAMTLTTSQLTAAFLIVTLTTVFGFASNLVSSMSGMQDFAIVAAIGMLFTFLIFGVFLPAGKVGFDRLREGTRFPQFGTTPMGSEGSVLGKILPVGVRVARVAPVVFLIAMLVVGGGAAAYGAGVDTEFDQEAFFPEEERLDQYEQLPGPLAPGDYTFMTVLDYMEEDFDRGMQSSVTIYVEDGDLRSDTALRDIDRALENPPSEFQRDGREANADSIVSVVETRAAEDPEFDAVVTRYDSNGDGIPDRNVDVVYDELFASDASSEASQYLTTDRGAAQINIMIDVDADQAEAVDAAQQTADDMEMDATATGQLVIFESVIEETTESSINSLVLAFLLTTVFLVLAYWWLEGRAIYGVLNLVPVLITVALLAGSMRLFDIPLSPINAPILSVSIGLGVDYTVHFMHRFVDEFEDGNGVHEALLTTVRGTGGALTGSMLTTVCGLGVLYLALIPLIMEFGLLLALGVFYACFTSILVLPSVIVVWDRFENGAIDLPFLGTSQR from the coding sequence ATGACAGAGTCCGATCGCCCCGACGACCGAACCAGCGACGACCTCGCCGACCGTGAGGCCGACCTCGTCACCGATGGCGGGGGTGCCCGCGACGAGTCGAGCGCTGGCAGCCGAGTGAGCGGCCTGTTCGGCTCCCTGGCTGAGCGACTCGGCTCGCTTCGGGGCTCGAGCGGCGGCTCGGGCGACGACGAGGACGACCCGTTCACCAGACGGATCAATCCGCTCATCTCGAAGCGTCCGTGGACGGTCGTCATCGTCTTTCTCCTGCTGACGGGCGTGTTTATGGCCGGAGCGGGCATGGGCGGCGGCGAGCAGGAAGCCGGTGCCGACCAGTTCGCAGACGACACCGAGGAGTCACAAGCCTACGAGGACATTCAAGACGAGTTCCGCGAATCGGGTCACGAGGAGGGCGGAACCACCGCCCAGTTGTTCATCGAAGACGATCGGAACGTCCTCTCGCAGCCGAACCTCCTGCGGATGCTCGAGTTTCAGGATCGGATCGAAACGCAGGACGACCTCCGCGTGGAATCGTCGACCAGTCCCGCGTCACTGATCGCCCAACAGCTCGATCCCGAGGCGGAAACCGCCGAGGAACAGTACCGAGCGGTCGACAGGGCATCGAGCGGACAGCTCGAGAGAGCGATCGCCGACGCGGACGAGGCGGCCGGGCTCCCGGTGAGTACGGACTTTACGCCGGAATCGGCGGAGGCTGACGTCGCCCAGGTTGCGATCACCTACGACACCGCGCCGATGGCCGATACGGACAACTACGCGGATCTGCAGTACGAAACCGAGGCCATCGCCAACGAGATCGACGGCTTCGAAAGCGGCGAGAACATCGTCGTCTTCGGCGACGCGATCATCGAAGAGGAGACCACCCAACTGTTGACCGATACCTCGATCGTCGTCTTCCCGGCGGCGATTATCCTCATCCTCTTTTTCCTGCTGGTGGCCTACCGGGACCCGATCGACCTCGGGCTCGGTCTCGTCTCGCTCCTGATGGCGATGATCTGGACGTTCGGATTCATGGGATTCGCGGGAATTGCATTCTCCCAGTCGCTGATCGTCGTCTTCCCCTTGCTGTTAGCGGTCGGGATCGACTTCGGGATACACATAATCAATCGCTATCGCGAGGAACGGGCCAAGGGTGTACCGATCGGAGAGGCGATGACGCTGACGACGAGCCAGCTAACGGCGGCGTTTCTCATCGTGACGCTGACGACCGTCTTCGGCTTCGCGTCGAACCTGGTCAGTTCGATGAGCGGGATGCAAGACTTCGCCATCGTCGCCGCCATCGGGATGCTCTTTACGTTCCTGATCTTCGGCGTCTTCCTCCCCGCCGGCAAGGTCGGATTCGATCGGCTCCGAGAAGGGACGCGCTTCCCGCAGTTTGGAACCACGCCGATGGGCAGCGAAGGATCCGTTCTGGGCAAGATACTCCCTGTCGGCGTCCGGGTCGCTCGAGTCGCGCCCGTGGTCTTTCTCATCGCCATGCTCGTCGTCGGCGGCGGCGCGGCGGCCTACGGGGCGGGGGTCGACACCGAGTTCGACCAGGAGGCGTTCTTCCCCGAGGAGGAGCGTCTCGACCAGTACGAACAGCTACCCGGCCCGCTCGCACCCGGCGACTACACCTTCATGACGGTCCTCGATTACATGGAAGAGGACTTCGACCGGGGGATGCAGAGCTCGGTGACGATCTACGTCGAGGACGGGGATTTACGCTCCGATACCGCACTCAGAGATATCGATCGCGCGCTCGAGAACCCGCCCAGCGAGTTCCAGCGGGATGGGAGGGAGGCCAACGCAGACAGCATCGTCTCGGTCGTCGAGACCCGGGCCGCGGAGGATCCCGAATTCGACGCGGTCGTCACCCGGTACGATTCGAACGGCGACGGAATACCCGACCGGAACGTCGACGTCGTCTACGACGAACTGTTCGCGTCCGACGCCAGTTCCGAGGCGAGCCAGTATCTCACGACCGACCGCGGCGCGGCTCAGATCAACATCATGATCGACGTCGACGCCGATCAAGCCGAGGCCGTCGACGCCGCCCAGCAGACCGCAGACGACATGGAGATGGACGCGACGGCAACCGGCCAACTGGTCATCTTCGAGTCCGTCATCGAGGAGACGACCGAGTCGTCGATCAACAGCCTCGTGCTCGCGTTCCTCCTGACGACCGTCTTCCTCGTGCTGGCCTACTGGTGGCTCGAGGGGCGGGCGATCTACGGCGTTCTCAACCTCGTTCCGGTGTTGATCACGGTCGCGCTGCTCGCGGGGTCGATGCGATTGTTCGACATTCCGTTGAGCCCGATCAACGCGCCGATCCTCTCCGTTTCGATCGGACTGGGCGTTGATTACACGGTGCACTTCATGCACCGGTTCGTCGACGAGTTCGAGGACGGCAACGGCGTACACGAGGCGTTGCTCACCACCGTCCGCGGGACCGGCGGGGCGCTCACGGGGAGCATGCTCACGACCGTCTGCGGGCTCGGGGTGCTCTATCTCGCCTTGATCCCGCTGATCATGGAGTTCGGCTTGCTCCTCGCGCTGGGCGTGTTCTACGCCTGCTTCACGTCGATCCTCGTGCTTCCCTCCGTGATCGTCGTCTGGGATCGGTTCGAGAACGGCGCGATCGACCTCCCGTTCCTCGGAACGAGCCAGCGGTAG
- a CDS encoding response regulator: protein MKDRYPSQPPTILLVEDNPGDVRLTREAFKSSAFDATIESVTNGDETLAYLADCGDSHPYPHLLLLDLNLPKTDGFDVLEELRGNDDHPQLPILVLTSSQADEDVLKSYELSANAYLTKPDSPEEFVEMAETIESFWFDEVQLPPFPS, encoded by the coding sequence GTGAAGGATCGATACCCGTCGCAGCCGCCCACGATTTTGCTCGTCGAGGATAATCCGGGAGACGTACGGCTAACGCGGGAAGCGTTCAAGAGTTCTGCGTTCGACGCGACGATAGAAAGCGTGACGAACGGCGACGAAACCCTGGCGTATCTGGCGGATTGTGGCGACTCACATCCCTATCCGCATCTACTGTTATTGGATCTCAACCTGCCGAAGACGGACGGATTCGACGTTCTCGAGGAACTCAGAGGAAACGACGATCACCCCCAGCTTCCAATCTTGGTTCTCACGAGTTCACAGGCGGACGAAGACGTGCTCAAGAGCTACGAGCTGTCCGCAAACGCGTACCTCACGAAACCGGATAGCCCGGAAGAATTCGTCGAGATGGCCGAGACGATCGAATCGTTCTGGTTCGACGAGGTTCAGCTTCCGCCGTTTCCTTCGTAG
- a CDS encoding spermidine synthase: protein MDVRSLASYRLTKPELAVFVSGIASMGIEILAGRVIAPQFGSSIYTWGSIITVCLAALSLGYWQGGKRAETATNREMSWILFGTAIYIAVLIYGSDLFLTYTSTIPLGARYASLPAVTALFGPPTYLLGFISPYAAELSHKEGIGEASGHVYAVGTIGSILGSTLTTFVLIPEFSIEAISLLFGFLLVATAFALTLPDISRNTTGAAIVVSLLLVGSLVGSASAFDTRGDVIYQTQTDQQQLEIIDDGDTRTMRLDNARHSAMDLENPDRHVFEYTKYFNLPMVMTDDMDEVDNVLFIGGGGYTGPKEFENEYDVDVDVVEIDGEVTDAAEEYFGLEHGENMTSYEEDGRSFLEDAPDNEYDVIVLDAYKKEQVPFHLTTVEFMELVSDRLTDDGILLANVISGPSGSAGEFYRAQYKTADQVFPDTYSFRTSNSSNIQNIELVATNEETDFTQEDLQRRNDERDLPVDLEPAIDNYMDEPDTDGAPVLTDDHAPVDRLLDPMVGQRYIIEESEDSAGEQPQAAASVSARPATAASGV, encoded by the coding sequence ATGGACGTTCGGTCGCTCGCGTCGTATCGATTGACCAAGCCCGAACTCGCGGTGTTCGTCTCGGGCATCGCGAGTATGGGCATCGAGATTCTCGCGGGACGAGTCATCGCCCCCCAGTTCGGCAGCAGCATCTACACCTGGGGGAGTATCATCACCGTCTGTCTGGCCGCGCTCAGTCTCGGCTACTGGCAAGGTGGCAAACGAGCCGAGACGGCGACCAACCGGGAAATGTCTTGGATCCTCTTCGGGACGGCGATTTACATCGCCGTGTTGATTTACGGAAGCGACCTGTTTCTGACTTATACGTCGACGATTCCGCTCGGTGCGCGGTACGCGTCGCTGCCGGCGGTCACCGCCCTGTTCGGTCCGCCGACGTACTTGCTCGGCTTTATCAGCCCGTATGCGGCAGAACTCAGTCACAAAGAAGGGATCGGCGAAGCCTCCGGGCACGTCTACGCCGTCGGGACCATCGGGAGCATCCTCGGGAGCACCCTCACCACGTTCGTGTTGATCCCCGAGTTCAGTATCGAAGCGATCAGCCTGCTGTTTGGGTTCCTTCTCGTCGCGACTGCGTTCGCGCTCACGCTCCCCGATATCTCACGGAACACGACCGGTGCAGCAATCGTCGTTTCGCTCTTGCTCGTCGGATCGCTGGTCGGCAGCGCGTCCGCCTTCGACACCAGAGGGGATGTCATTTACCAGACTCAGACGGATCAACAGCAACTCGAGATCATCGACGACGGCGACACGCGAACCATGCGCCTCGACAATGCCAGACACAGCGCGATGGACCTCGAGAACCCGGATCGACACGTCTTCGAGTATACGAAGTACTTCAACCTCCCGATGGTGATGACCGACGATATGGACGAGGTTGACAACGTCCTGTTTATCGGCGGGGGCGGGTATACCGGTCCGAAGGAGTTCGAAAACGAGTACGACGTGGACGTCGACGTGGTCGAAATAGACGGCGAGGTGACCGACGCAGCCGAGGAGTACTTCGGCCTCGAGCACGGCGAAAACATGACCAGCTACGAGGAGGACGGTCGAAGCTTCCTCGAGGATGCGCCCGACAACGAGTACGATGTCATCGTCCTCGACGCCTACAAGAAAGAGCAGGTTCCGTTCCACCTGACGACCGTCGAGTTCATGGAGTTAGTCTCCGATCGGCTCACCGACGACGGGATCCTCCTCGCGAACGTCATCTCCGGGCCGAGTGGCTCCGCAGGCGAGTTCTACCGCGCCCAGTACAAGACGGCAGACCAGGTCTTCCCCGACACCTATAGCTTCCGAACCTCCAACTCGAGTAATATACAGAACATCGAACTCGTCGCGACCAACGAGGAGACCGACTTCACGCAGGAAGACTTACAGCGCCGAAACGACGAGCGCGACCTGCCCGTCGACCTCGAGCCCGCCATAGACAACTACATGGACGAGCCGGATACCGACGGTGCGCCGGTGTTGACGGACGACCACGCCCCAGTCGACAGGCTCCTCGATCCGATGGTCGGACAGCGATACATCATCGAGGAATCGGAGGACTCTGCGGGAGAACAACCGCAAGCAGCTGCGTCCGTTTCCGCACGGCCCGCTACTGCAGCCTCCGGTGTGTGA
- a CDS encoding TetR/AcrR family transcriptional regulator — MVCTTGTGHRPPLEAVAVASGRQDESAIDRRADGGASMAPEILENPSNTREEIMGATLATLLEHGYADLTIDKIGDEFAKSQSLIYHHYDGKDDLVLETLEFMLEAFRTKSIEGPVEEPRDALEEVVDQLFERSIDDDERQSMAALFELRAQATHDEAYRSHFNRSDDVFEDLIVDIVEAGIDRGVFQPCNPEGVAATLITMINGTIMRRSTSEDDEWVGDVREEIESYLEACVYAE, encoded by the coding sequence GTGGTATGCACGACAGGGACCGGTCACCGGCCGCCGCTCGAGGCGGTCGCAGTCGCCAGCGGACGGCAAGACGAGTCGGCGATCGATCGGCGAGCCGACGGGGGCGCCTCGATGGCTCCTGAAATCCTCGAGAACCCGTCGAACACGCGCGAGGAGATCATGGGCGCGACGCTCGCCACGCTGCTCGAGCACGGGTACGCGGACCTGACGATTGACAAGATCGGCGACGAGTTCGCGAAGAGCCAGTCGCTGATCTACCACCACTACGACGGGAAGGACGATCTGGTCCTCGAGACGCTCGAGTTCATGCTCGAGGCGTTTCGCACGAAGTCGATCGAGGGACCGGTCGAGGAGCCCCGGGACGCCCTCGAGGAGGTTGTCGACCAACTCTTCGAGCGCAGCATCGACGACGACGAGCGCCAGTCGATGGCCGCGCTGTTCGAACTCCGGGCGCAGGCGACCCACGACGAGGCGTACCGATCGCACTTCAACCGGAGCGACGACGTGTTCGAGGATCTGATCGTCGACATCGTCGAGGCGGGGATCGACCGGGGCGTCTTCCAGCCCTGTAATCCCGAGGGGGTGGCGGCGACGTTGATCACGATGATCAACGGCACGATCATGCGCCGCTCGACGAGCGAGGACGACGAGTGGGTCGGCGACGTTCGCGAGGAAATCGAGTCGTATCTTGAGGCCTGCGTGTACGCGGAATAA
- a CDS encoding FecCD family ABC transporter permease produces MAGSNSAETQPIVRDQEGWLTKPLVLFCLTSTLITVAAGFVQVSFGSYSTTFLEVARAVTEPTILFNLDAWNGFLFGTELPEMEPIELIVWNIRVPRVFVAIIAGATLAISGAIFQAVTRNELASPFILGVSAGAGFAVLATLVVFSGLAPFLPFIAALGGTVAFLIVYVIAWKNGTSPVRLVLAGVIVNMIFQSLQQGLFFFADDLGIVQTAIAWLTGSLTGTGWGEVRIAILPAVLAIVIALAGSRQLNLLLLGEQTARSLGMRIELVRFSLSAVAILAASVAISVAGIVSFFGLVVPHIVRNTIGGDYRQLMVGCLFAGPALMVTADVGARLALGGTQMPVGVVTGLLGGPYFLYLMRKQRSMGEL; encoded by the coding sequence ATGGCAGGATCGAATTCGGCTGAAACGCAGCCGATCGTTCGCGACCAGGAGGGGTGGTTAACGAAACCACTCGTACTGTTTTGTCTGACGAGTACACTGATTACCGTCGCTGCCGGGTTCGTCCAGGTCAGCTTCGGATCGTACTCGACGACGTTTCTCGAGGTCGCTCGAGCGGTGACTGAGCCGACAATCCTGTTCAATCTCGACGCCTGGAACGGCTTTCTCTTCGGGACGGAACTTCCGGAGATGGAACCGATCGAACTCATCGTCTGGAACATTCGTGTCCCGCGCGTGTTCGTCGCGATCATCGCCGGAGCGACACTCGCGATCTCGGGTGCGATATTCCAGGCAGTGACGCGCAACGAACTCGCGAGTCCGTTCATACTGGGGGTCAGCGCCGGGGCCGGGTTCGCCGTCCTCGCGACGCTCGTCGTCTTCAGCGGACTCGCACCGTTTCTCCCGTTTATTGCGGCACTCGGCGGAACGGTCGCGTTCCTGATCGTCTACGTGATCGCGTGGAAGAACGGGACGAGCCCGGTTCGACTCGTTCTCGCCGGGGTTATCGTCAATATGATCTTTCAGTCCCTCCAGCAGGGGCTGTTCTTCTTCGCCGACGACCTCGGCATCGTCCAGACTGCGATCGCGTGGCTCACGGGCTCGCTGACCGGGACCGGCTGGGGAGAGGTTCGAATCGCAATTTTGCCGGCCGTGTTGGCGATCGTAATCGCGCTCGCCGGCTCGCGCCAGCTCAATCTCCTGTTGCTCGGCGAACAGACGGCCCGCTCGCTCGGCATGCGCATCGAACTGGTTCGGTTTTCCCTCTCTGCGGTCGCGATCCTGGCAGCCAGCGTCGCAATCTCCGTCGCGGGAATCGTCAGCTTCTTCGGCCTTGTCGTTCCCCACATCGTTCGGAACACGATCGGTGGCGACTACCGGCAACTGATGGTCGGCTGTCTGTTCGCCGGTCCAGCGCTGATGGTCACCGCCGACGTCGGCGCGCGCCTCGCACTCGGCGGCACGCAGATGCCGGTCGGCGTCGTAACTGGTCTGCTGGGAGGTCCGTACTTCCTCTATCTGATGCGAAAACAGCGTTCGATGGGTGAACTCTAA